In Chrysoperla carnea chromosome 2, inChrCarn1.1, whole genome shotgun sequence, the following proteins share a genomic window:
- the LOC123294062 gene encoding carboxypeptidase M isoform X3 — protein MRVLLTLLTILLTSNTLINGTAHRIHLHRQTRAQQSSASSRLSYDETSTSLDFNYHNYEQLTKYLRTMNSRYPNLTALYSIGKSVQGRDLWVMVVSASPYEHMLGKPNIKIVGNIHGNEVVGRELLLHLIEYLVENYQSDKFVKWLLDNTRIHFLPSMNPDGFEVSKEGMCEGGQGRYNARGFDLNRNFPDYFKQNNKRAQPEAEAVKEWVSKIQFVLSASLHGGALVASYPFDNTPNAMFQAYGGTPSLTPDDDVFKHLSYTYSKNHGKMSKGVSCKRVTNHFENGITNGAAWYPLTGGMQDFNYVWGGCMEITLELSCCKYPPASELPKYWEDNRNSLLKFMSEVHRGVQGFVMDENNNPVEKAALKIKSRDVGFQTTKYGEFWRILLPGVYKLEVYADGYLPKEVEFMVIEKHPTLLNVTLFSSKYSGRPGVSQTNNKRNDGVYYRPHIPSASQQYHQHQALSVPNPPDSGIFSSISNGFSNLVSNIFG, from the exons atgcGGGTACTTTTAACATTATTAACGATACTTTTAACgagtaatacgttaataaatGGAACAGCACATCGTATTCATTTACATCGACAAACACGAGCACAACAATCATCGGCATCGTCACGATTAAGTTATGACGAAACATCAACATCATTAgattttaattatcataattatgaaCAACTTACCAAATATTTACGAACAATGAACTCACGTTATCCAAATTTAACGGCTTTATATTCGATTGGAAAATCTGTACAAG GCCGTGATTTATGGGTAATGGTCGTATCTGCATCTCCTTATGAGCACATGTTAGGAAAgcctaatattaaaattgttggaAATATCCATGGAAATGAAGTTGTGGGACGTGAATTATTACTTCACCTTATCGAG TACTTAGTGGAAAATTATCAATCggataaatttgtaaaatggcTATTGGACAATACCCGAATTCACTTTTTACCATCAATGAATCCCGATGGATTTGAAGTATCCAAAGAAGGAATGTGTGAAGGCGGCCAAGGACG gtACAATGCACGTGGTTTCGATTTAAACCGAAATTTCCCCGATTACTTCAAACAGAATAACAAGCGAGCTCAACCTGAAGCAGAAGCAGTTAAAGAATGGGTtagcaaaattcaatttgtaCTTTCTGCTAGTCTGCATGGAGGAGCTTTAGTTGCATCATATCCATTCGATAATACACCAAATgcca TGTTCCAAGCTTATGGTGGCACACCATCTTTAACTCCTGACGACGATGTTTTCAAACACTTATCCTACACTTACTCCAAAAATCATGGGAAAATGTCAAAAGGAGTGTCTTGCAAGCGGGTAACAAATCATTTTGAGAATGGTATAACAAATGGCGCAGCCTGGTATCCACTTACTGGCGGAATGCAAGATTTCAATTATGTTTGGGGTGGTTGTATGGAAATTACATTGGAATTGTCTTGTTGTAAATATCCACCAGCGTCAGAACTGCCAAAATATTGGGAAGATAACCGTAAT tcgTTGCTGAAATTTATGTCTGAAGTACATCGTGGTGTCCAAGGTTTTGTCAtggatgaaaataataatcCTGTAGAGAAAGCAGCATTGAAGATTAAAAGTCGGGACGTTGGTTTCCAAACTACTAAATATGGAGAATTTTGGAGGATTTTATTACCAGGAGTCTACAAATTAGAG gtttatGCCGATGGATATTTACCTAAAGAAGTTGAATTTATGGTCATCGAAAAACACCCCACATTATTAAATGTAACATTATTCTCATCAAAG TATTCTGGACGGCCAGGCGTTTCCCAAACAaataataag CGAAATGACGGTGTATACTACAGACCGCATATACCATCAGCATCACAACAATATCATCAGCATCAGGCATTAAGTGTACCAAATCCACCAGATTCTGGTATATTCTCATCAATATCAAATGGCTTTAGTAATCTTGTATCAAATATCTTTGGATAA
- the LOC123294062 gene encoding carboxypeptidase M isoform X2, which produces MRVLLTLLTILLTSNTLINGTAHRIHLHRQTRAQQSSASSRLSYDETSTSLDFNYHNYEQLTKYLRTMNSRYPNLTALYSIGKSVQGRDLWVMVVSASPYEHMLGKPNIKIVGNIHGNEVVGRELLLHLIEYLVENYQSDKFVKWLLDNTRIHFLPSMNPDGFEVSKEGMCEGGQGRYNARGFDLNRNFPDYFKQNNKRAQPEAEAVKEWVSKIQFVLSASLHGGALVASYPFDNTPNASPWGAVFQAYGGTPSLTPDDDVFKHLSYTYSKNHGKMSKGVSCKRVTNHFENGITNGAAWYPLTGGMQDFNYVWGGCMEITLELSCCKYPPASELPKYWEDNRNSLLKFMSEVHRGVQGFVMDENNNPVEKAALKIKSRDVGFQTTKYGEFWRILLPGVYKLEVYADGYLPKEVEFMVIEKHPTLLNVTLFSSKYSGRPGVSQTNNKRNDGVYYRPHIPSASQQYHQHQALSVPNPPDSGIFSSISNGFSNLVSNIFG; this is translated from the exons atgcGGGTACTTTTAACATTATTAACGATACTTTTAACgagtaatacgttaataaatGGAACAGCACATCGTATTCATTTACATCGACAAACACGAGCACAACAATCATCGGCATCGTCACGATTAAGTTATGACGAAACATCAACATCATTAgattttaattatcataattatgaaCAACTTACCAAATATTTACGAACAATGAACTCACGTTATCCAAATTTAACGGCTTTATATTCGATTGGAAAATCTGTACAAG GCCGTGATTTATGGGTAATGGTCGTATCTGCATCTCCTTATGAGCACATGTTAGGAAAgcctaatattaaaattgttggaAATATCCATGGAAATGAAGTTGTGGGACGTGAATTATTACTTCACCTTATCGAG TACTTAGTGGAAAATTATCAATCggataaatttgtaaaatggcTATTGGACAATACCCGAATTCACTTTTTACCATCAATGAATCCCGATGGATTTGAAGTATCCAAAGAAGGAATGTGTGAAGGCGGCCAAGGACG gtACAATGCACGTGGTTTCGATTTAAACCGAAATTTCCCCGATTACTTCAAACAGAATAACAAGCGAGCTCAACCTGAAGCAGAAGCAGTTAAAGAATGGGTtagcaaaattcaatttgtaCTTTCTGCTAGTCTGCATGGAGGAGCTTTAGTTGCATCATATCCATTCGATAATACACCAAATgcca gtcCTTGGGGTGCAGTGTTCCAAGCTTATGGTGGCACACCATCTTTAACTCCTGACGACGATGTTTTCAAACACTTATCCTACACTTACTCCAAAAATCATGGGAAAATGTCAAAAGGAGTGTCTTGCAAGCGGGTAACAAATCATTTTGAGAATGGTATAACAAATGGCGCAGCCTGGTATCCACTTACTGGCGGAATGCAAGATTTCAATTATGTTTGGGGTGGTTGTATGGAAATTACATTGGAATTGTCTTGTTGTAAATATCCACCAGCGTCAGAACTGCCAAAATATTGGGAAGATAACCGTAAT tcgTTGCTGAAATTTATGTCTGAAGTACATCGTGGTGTCCAAGGTTTTGTCAtggatgaaaataataatcCTGTAGAGAAAGCAGCATTGAAGATTAAAAGTCGGGACGTTGGTTTCCAAACTACTAAATATGGAGAATTTTGGAGGATTTTATTACCAGGAGTCTACAAATTAGAG gtttatGCCGATGGATATTTACCTAAAGAAGTTGAATTTATGGTCATCGAAAAACACCCCACATTATTAAATGTAACATTATTCTCATCAAAG TATTCTGGACGGCCAGGCGTTTCCCAAACAaataataag CGAAATGACGGTGTATACTACAGACCGCATATACCATCAGCATCACAACAATATCATCAGCATCAGGCATTAAGTGTACCAAATCCACCAGATTCTGGTATATTCTCATCAATATCAAATGGCTTTAGTAATCTTGTATCAAATATCTTTGGATAA
- the LOC123294062 gene encoding carboxypeptidase M isoform X1, with amino-acid sequence MRVLLTLLTILLTSNTLINGTAHRIHLHRQTRAQQSSASSRLSYDETSTSLDFNYHNYEQLTKYLRTMNSRYPNLTALYSIGKSVQGRDLWVMVVSASPYEHMLGKPNIKIVGNIHGNEVVGRELLLHLIEYLVENYQSDKFVKWLLDNTRIHFLPSMNPDGFEVSKEGMCEGGQGRYNARGFDLNRNFPDYFKQNNKRAQPEAEAVKEWVSKIQFVLSASLHGGALVASYPFDNTPNARICRSSVLCALFQAYGGTPSLTPDDDVFKHLSYTYSKNHGKMSKGVSCKRVTNHFENGITNGAAWYPLTGGMQDFNYVWGGCMEITLELSCCKYPPASELPKYWEDNRNSLLKFMSEVHRGVQGFVMDENNNPVEKAALKIKSRDVGFQTTKYGEFWRILLPGVYKLEVYADGYLPKEVEFMVIEKHPTLLNVTLFSSKYSGRPGVSQTNNKRNDGVYYRPHIPSASQQYHQHQALSVPNPPDSGIFSSISNGFSNLVSNIFG; translated from the exons atgcGGGTACTTTTAACATTATTAACGATACTTTTAACgagtaatacgttaataaatGGAACAGCACATCGTATTCATTTACATCGACAAACACGAGCACAACAATCATCGGCATCGTCACGATTAAGTTATGACGAAACATCAACATCATTAgattttaattatcataattatgaaCAACTTACCAAATATTTACGAACAATGAACTCACGTTATCCAAATTTAACGGCTTTATATTCGATTGGAAAATCTGTACAAG GCCGTGATTTATGGGTAATGGTCGTATCTGCATCTCCTTATGAGCACATGTTAGGAAAgcctaatattaaaattgttggaAATATCCATGGAAATGAAGTTGTGGGACGTGAATTATTACTTCACCTTATCGAG TACTTAGTGGAAAATTATCAATCggataaatttgtaaaatggcTATTGGACAATACCCGAATTCACTTTTTACCATCAATGAATCCCGATGGATTTGAAGTATCCAAAGAAGGAATGTGTGAAGGCGGCCAAGGACG gtACAATGCACGTGGTTTCGATTTAAACCGAAATTTCCCCGATTACTTCAAACAGAATAACAAGCGAGCTCAACCTGAAGCAGAAGCAGTTAAAGAATGGGTtagcaaaattcaatttgtaCTTTCTGCTAGTCTGCATGGAGGAGCTTTAGTTGCATCATATCCATTCGATAATACACCAAATgcca GAATTTGTAGGTCATCAGTGTTATGCGCAC TGTTCCAAGCTTATGGTGGCACACCATCTTTAACTCCTGACGACGATGTTTTCAAACACTTATCCTACACTTACTCCAAAAATCATGGGAAAATGTCAAAAGGAGTGTCTTGCAAGCGGGTAACAAATCATTTTGAGAATGGTATAACAAATGGCGCAGCCTGGTATCCACTTACTGGCGGAATGCAAGATTTCAATTATGTTTGGGGTGGTTGTATGGAAATTACATTGGAATTGTCTTGTTGTAAATATCCACCAGCGTCAGAACTGCCAAAATATTGGGAAGATAACCGTAAT tcgTTGCTGAAATTTATGTCTGAAGTACATCGTGGTGTCCAAGGTTTTGTCAtggatgaaaataataatcCTGTAGAGAAAGCAGCATTGAAGATTAAAAGTCGGGACGTTGGTTTCCAAACTACTAAATATGGAGAATTTTGGAGGATTTTATTACCAGGAGTCTACAAATTAGAG gtttatGCCGATGGATATTTACCTAAAGAAGTTGAATTTATGGTCATCGAAAAACACCCCACATTATTAAATGTAACATTATTCTCATCAAAG TATTCTGGACGGCCAGGCGTTTCCCAAACAaataataag CGAAATGACGGTGTATACTACAGACCGCATATACCATCAGCATCACAACAATATCATCAGCATCAGGCATTAAGTGTACCAAATCCACCAGATTCTGGTATATTCTCATCAATATCAAATGGCTTTAGTAATCTTGTATCAAATATCTTTGGATAA